A section of the Candidatus Neomarinimicrobiota bacterium genome encodes:
- a CDS encoding T9SS type A sorting domain-containing protein, protein AAHSIALNATSQIIVSGNNYYSGGSFGPEMMRSVSTTIKYQQPEFPVMVEKIAKPQEFKLEQNYPNPFNPSTKIHYQLPEDTQVSIVIYDVLGREVVTLVKDQMPAGQHNVVWEGRDSLGKMMCTGIYFCRMESVDYNKTIKMVYLR, encoded by the coding sequence ATGCAGCCCATAGTATTGCTTTAAATGCAACGAGTCAGATTATCGTATCAGGGAATAACTATTACTCTGGTGGGTCGTTTGGGCCTGAAATGATGCGCAGTGTCAGCACCACGATCAAGTACCAACAACCCGAATTCCCGGTGATGGTTGAAAAGATTGCAAAGCCTCAGGAATTCAAGCTTGAACAGAACTATCCCAATCCCTTCAATCCCAGCACAAAGATCCATTACCAACTGCCCGAGGATACGCAAGTCTCTATCGTCATTTATGATGTCCTTGGACGGGAGGTTGTTACCCTGGTCAAGGATCAGATGCCGGCTGGGCAACACAATGTTGTGTGGGAAGGCCGCGACAGCTTGGGGAAGATGATGTGTACAGGCATTTATTTCTGCAGGATGGAATCGGTGGATTACAACAAGACGATCAAGATGGTCTATCTACGATAG